The following are from one region of the Candidatus Tanganyikabacteria bacterium genome:
- a CDS encoding redoxin domain-containing protein, with product MFSFLLPMAAAAVVVGQAAPPFELLDDQGAKVKLADFRGKKVVLAFFPKAFTPG from the coding sequence ATGTTCAGCTTCCTGCTTCCCATGGCCGCCGCCGCGGTGGTCGTCGGCCAGGCGGCGCCGCCGTTCGAACTTCTCGACGACCAGGGCGCAAAGGTGAAACTCGCGGATTTCCGAGGCAAGAAGGTTGTGCTGGCTTTCTTCCCGAAGGCGTTCACTCCTGGCTGA
- a CDS encoding peroxiredoxin produces MKAFTADYEKFQQVGAEILGVSQDQVGTQRKFRIHCATPFPLLSDAGGKVARAYGVAMPVIGVSRRVTFLIDRQGVVRHVADGMPDDAALLEVLASWDLDERKPDVGKP; encoded by the coding sequence ATGAAGGCGTTTACCGCTGATTACGAGAAGTTCCAGCAGGTCGGCGCCGAGATCCTGGGGGTCTCCCAGGACCAGGTGGGCACGCAGCGCAAGTTCCGCATCCACTGCGCGACGCCGTTTCCCCTGCTGTCGGACGCGGGAGGCAAGGTCGCCAGGGCGTATGGCGTGGCGATGCCCGTCATCGGCGTGTCTCGTCGCGTCACGTTCCTGATCGACCGGCAGGGCGTCGTGCGCCACGTCGCGGACGGAATGCCCGACGACGCCGCTCTCCTGGAGGTCCTCGCCTCCTGGGACCTAGACGAGAGGAAACCCGATGTCGGCAAACCATGA
- a CDS encoding C39 family peptidase encodes MAETIRAYGMVPLHADQAPVYAPPPPAPAYAPTPAAYAPPAYAPAPAAAPPAQPVYQPDTAPVYGFQTGTFVPLGQLNQAPSAPPQATSIWAQLSAALGTPAGGPAPARGVPYMSQYTPAGREYGYTNGNANCGPTTAAMIARAIGYGGNLGDAQLINYLGSIGKTTEAGTSVNGIAAMAQTMGLPAQIRPGGQVGWIADQLRAGKFVIANGDYFAMRPHEDPSRTSGHYVLLTGLDAYGNFLVLDPADSRARSVSEDELRYYITSNTNGGYGIAVG; translated from the coding sequence CCGCCCCGGCTTACGCGCCGACGCCCGCCGCGTATGCGCCGCCGGCCTACGCTCCGGCTCCCGCGGCCGCCCCGCCCGCCCAGCCCGTGTATCAGCCCGACACGGCGCCGGTCTACGGCTTCCAGACAGGCACGTTCGTTCCCCTGGGTCAGCTCAACCAGGCCCCTTCGGCCCCGCCGCAAGCGACGAGCATCTGGGCGCAGCTGAGCGCGGCCCTCGGCACTCCGGCCGGCGGTCCCGCGCCGGCGCGAGGCGTCCCCTACATGAGCCAGTACACGCCGGCCGGCCGCGAGTACGGCTACACCAACGGCAACGCCAACTGCGGGCCCACGACCGCGGCGATGATCGCCCGGGCGATCGGCTACGGCGGCAACCTGGGCGACGCCCAGTTGATCAACTACCTCGGGTCCATCGGCAAGACCACCGAGGCCGGCACGTCGGTCAACGGCATCGCGGCGATGGCGCAGACCATGGGCCTGCCCGCCCAGATCCGGCCCGGGGGCCAGGTGGGCTGGATCGCCGACCAGTTGCGGGCCGGGAAGTTCGTGATCGCCAACGGCGACTACTTCGCGATGCGGCCCCACGAAGACCCCTCCCGCACCTCGGGCCACTACGTGCTGCTGACCGGCCTGGATGCCTACGGCAACTTCCTGGTGCTCGATCCGGCGGACAGCCGCGCCCGGAGCGTCAGCGAGGACGAACTCCGGTACTACATCACCTCGAATACCAACGGCGGCTACGGGATCGCCGTCGGCTAG